The genomic interval tttaaaatatagaaagtatgaaaaatatttacttaagcaaatgaagaaaatctggACCAGTGCAATGTGAATTACAACAGtaattcagttatttttctagTTAAAGGCATTAGTTAGGTACATTTTCATGGTTTTACAGTGCAATGTGATTAAGCCTTACTCAGATGATTACCTTCTTATTTGGGACATGCTACTGTGAACACTTGGCAGTACAAATCCATGCTATCCAAATGAAACATAAGAATTCgaggggagagggcagggcaggaagaGGTGAAACAAGTGATAtatcagaaaaaataacaaagctgATTGTCGCATTTTGAAACTATCTTTTTAGTCTGTAAGCACTTAAAGTTatcataaatacaaaatttagtAAACTTATAACCACTATAAAGATTCGTAGTTTTTAACTTACAAATCCAACATGTGCTTTTAGACATCTGAACAGTAGCTCACAAAACACATTCCGAAGGCAAACAACACCACTGTAGTATACAATcttgttctctctttctttaaacaaattTCTCAGCCAGCCTAATCTGAAATACAAACACCTTCAAAGGTTATGACTATCAAGCATTTTAAGCCacttattctgttttctttgcctgtCTTTTCTTAACACCATCACGGTGCTGTTCAGAAGACCGGTCACAGACTGAAGAGCCATTAGAAGATGCGGCACCTTCACCCTTCACTTTGGATGGTGTCTTTTGCAAGCCAAAGAACATATGGCCTAATGCAGCCTCAAAGGGAGCAAATGGAGAAGTTGCAGATCTTGTCAACATCATTGTTACCTACAAAGAACAAGGATCAAGTtacaaaaaagttttaatgaCTTCATAGTGATTGAAAACAAGTTCAAAACTGAATGGATGTTTGGCATTTCTAACTTTACACGTGAGCATGAGGCCATCAAGAACAGAAATATGTTCGGTTTAGCTTGATTTGATCAaagaatgcttttctttctgacttACACTCTTCACACAGCTATACACAAACAATATGCAAAAAAACTTTCTATGTAAGTTTACTAAAATCATCCTAATCCACATTTAATGTCATACAACTAAGGTGAAGAACAACTTTTCTGTGTTAGTTTTGGATCttgttaaaactgaaaaaccGTAAACAGAGTGGCTACTTCCATTTAAATTGAAAGAATGCAATGTGTAAGCACCTAACATATGTGTAAGGTGTTAACATATGTGCAATGTGTAAGCACCTAACCATACATATGCACAGCCAGACTTTAGTTAGAATTCCAGACAGCCATACTCATTCCATAAAGTTGAGATATTTAGGTGGAAATTCCTTAGAATATGTAACTTGGAATCAGGAcagaaaaaactgttttgtgGATCCAGATACTGGACAAGTTTATATTGCAacattttctgtagttttcagAGCCATGAAAAGTTTCTAAAACAAGACACTACTACAGGACTATGCCAGACCCACAACTGTGCTTTATTAGTTAAGTGGATCTTCAAGTTCCTGACTGTCTATCAGTTTAAGAACTTCTTCACTTCAGTGCAGCCTGACAGCCAGCTTCTGAAGACAGCTGTAATTTCTCATTTCCAGAATAacattcctttccttctccattccCAGCATCCCCAGTTCAAAAACGCCTTTATTGGTTTAGGTGGAGAATCACGAGCATCAGCTTGAAGTCTTGTCTCCCTAAAGCAACTTCTCTAGAATTAAACTTGTCAGCTACTTCACAGAAAGGGGACTGGCAACCACCACTTTAAGACAATCTCTAGTCTGTTCAACAGCAGCTCTGAAGCTCTTAAAATCACCAGACTTCTGCTAACGCAGAGACTACACTTTCTTATTAGCTAATAATCCTGAAGATAGGCATCATCCTAGAAATGAACAAGACTGGAGGGATTAAAGGATTCAGTAGAGAAGTAGTAtctattttattataaaagtaGTTACAGCTACTTCAAAGTGGTTTTGATACACTTTCTCCTCCCACCTAAACACTTAGGTTGCGAACAATTTAAGCTAGATGAGAACCTAGTTGACTGGTTTGCAAACCCACAGATGACTGCACAGGTACAAGGAAGGAATTAAGCAGCTAGCAAAAGGCAGAGAACAGGACTACAAGCACAGGCTTTGTTTGAGAGTATGGACACACAAGACTGGCATATTAACTGTTGGGTGGCAAAATTCcgtatttttttctccctcccacccccctgcccctcaAACAGTTATCAGTAACAGAATAGGTTTTCTGTTCTGCTCATGTACAGAAGACTAAACACAGGTTTAAGACTTCAGTAGGAGCTGGCCTTCCCATCCAGAAGCATGCATTCTAACTTGTGGTAGAATGTTTGAGGGTGTATTTTTTGctctgaaataatgaaataaaatattttctgttattcaGTTATTGGCCACACTTTCACATTCTTACCTTGGAGACAACAAGAAAGACGGTGTATAAAAACACAAGGTTGTGTCTTGCTATTGTCAAGTACTGGCTGTGTTGCAGGGTGAAAAGAACTGCTCCTATCAAAGTTACCTTCACAGGGCTGGAAATCAAACAAACAATGTTAatttctcttctctactctacAGTGAAAGCTGCCATGGCCTGGAAAGACATAAATGTTCTTAGTGTgcaaaagaattatttctgaatAGAACTAATGAAAACCTGTGGTAACAGTGACAAGATCAAAAACCTAGCTATAATTAAACTAAGACTTTCACTTTATATACTATTACTATGCTTTCTGTCCATAATATGGACAAGCATTAAGTTCAGCACCACTTTACACACCCAGCAAACTTATATTTGACAAATCCTCCTCAAATCAGTGCCTCTATTCAGACTCTATACATCAGCTTgctccccttcttcctctcccaatATATCTTACTAAAGAGTTAAATCACAAAGCTTGCACTACTCGGACTAGACTTAAAAATACACTACGCTCCTATACTCCAGGTGTTAGTTACTCCAAGGATTTGCTTAAGGTGTTGAAGAACAACATAGTCTGTCTCGGTCCACTGTGACACTCCAGCAGTTCCTAGTGTCATAGTCAGCTTATAGTTGATTTGAGCCAGGCCTATGTTACCAGGTTTTGCCAACACAGCTGTGTTGACTCAAGACATGCAAAGGTCTACATCTTCTAGCTGTCTTCATTGTGGTGGTAAATCCCTTGCTAGGTATGCAGTCAGAAAACACAAGAACTTTGGTCAGTTATCTAAAGTAATCTGAAGAGAGAGCACTAATATACTGGCAGAAAAATTCTGTGCATTTCTTAATCTGCATCTACATGTGACATGTACAGGTGACATTCCTGTTATTACAGAGCATCTAGCATAGACACATTCTTCACTGTCTTTTCAGTAACTCAGGGATTTACTGCATCAACTTCCTGCTCAGGAAGTCCAAAAAACAACTCTGTGTATACAGGCATCTCATCCatttgcagaatattttatcCATTTAACTTTGTAGCTTACTTCTATTTAATATTCTTAAGCTTTACatattaaacagaattttaaaaatcccttttgcATTACTTTGAGACACATCCACCATGGAGAAGAAGAATATACGCAAAAGCTGCCAGAGTCAACAAGCACTGCTCTAGTGTTGCACCTGTAAATACAGTATTATTTGGGTTTACAGTGCTATTATTGACAGTGACCTCTTCCTTCTGGAAATTTGCTTTCAAGACTGCCACATAGGCAGtgacagagggagagaaattCTAAATACCtggaatttcagaaaaaaacaacaactaaCATGACCCATAAAAAAGTTGAAATATTGCCACAGGAAAGGCtataaatttcttttcttttattctgttacTAAGAGTAGCTGCAGAAAAGCaagataacttttaaaaaaattaaaatattatttctaaagACCTGAGAGTAACATGGGAAAGGTCAAACAAATTTTAGTAAAATACCACAGTGAGCTTATCTTGACTTACGGTATTAGCTTGTGGCTTTCTAGCCTGTCTCAATTCTCATTTTACTGTAGAGACTAAACCGGGAGCCATGTAATATTCCCATTCTTTGCTTCTGCAAGAGAAGTAACACTTCTTATCTTGCAGTACATTTTTGCTGTATTGAATAACCAACTTGCACCTTCTCACATAATTGGTATCTGTGGAGGAAAACAATACTGGCAGAGAAAGTAAAAGTGACAACGCTCAAGGGGAGCCATCTTAGTGATGCTCAGAACATGCACCAAAAATGCAGACTCCACTTGTATACTTGTTGTACCACTGTCCTTTCATTTTGGATGGAAGATCATGTCCTTGTAAGACAAACTGAGTCAATACTGCTTTCCAGCAACTTCCTACTGACTCAATACTGCTTACTGCCAAATAGTTTGTGTTGACTCCTCTTTCCCATTTGGTGTTATTGTGCTGTGAACCTAAAATGATTAAAACATCTGCTAAAATTACTGAAGATCATCAACTAGTCTTTCACACCAAAACAGAGTACAAACATAtcctactgctttttttttaatctgaaccACTAAAAGTGAGTGTCAACACAAGGAGTTAACAAAACAACAGTTAACATGTtgcagtctttttaaaaaacttactAGGACATCTTCAGTAGTTCATTGGTTTCAGGTTTCCACACTCCTCTCACCAGCTGCTCAAAGTTGGAAATTAGGCCACCACCGGCTCCTGAAATTGCAGAGATTTACAATAAACCTCCACTGACTGCTACCACTACTGTGCAACCTATTACTGCTCTCAGCAAAACTCGTTACACCAGGCACCCAAAGCTCAGACTTAAAGTGACTAATCCAATCTTTTATACGTGCATGACTTGAGGGACCAACATGAAACCTCAGAGGTTTAGTTACTTAGCAAGAACCTCAGGTTTACCTTTATGTGACAGCATCTGAACAGATGCACTCATCACTACAATCAAATGCCTGAATTgccaaagtaaaagaaaagtggatatatatttttacattaaaagaaTAGAAGACGTAAGGAGGTGTTAGACACTCTGGCCAATGAGACTGATCTGTATTATAAGCTGGGAAAGGAATACATTAGATCATCACATTAACATGTATTGTTTCCCAAAGCAGAACAGAATCAAGCAAATAGAAACAAGAGCTGCACTACTACTTCCTGAAGTGATTCTAATGATTCTAATGTTGTAACTACAAATACAGCTGCTAGAAAGGTAGCTTCCAGAGTCATACTCCAAACAGCAGGCAGGCAAGAAGGTTCATTCCTGTGTTTAAAATCAGCTAACGGTTATAACCCAAAAACCTAGGAAAACAAGTTCTCTTCTTCAGCTACACGCGAGGAAAACAGCTCTGAGGAAATAGCTTTCCAACAGCTGTTGGAAAGTTTAGTAATAGCACTGAAGCTGCACAGGGAATCTATTTCTTTATTGCCATCAACTGCCCACCCTACAAGTCCTCACAAGACCTTCTGAAGGGATAAGATGAACTTCCCTCGAAGTCATTCAATGTCACCCTTAATCCAGGCAGAAAACTGCTGCACAGGCTTTTCCCTTGAGGGGATAACAGACCGTATTAGGACTATCATATCCAGCACAGGAAGGAATGGTGCTGCGGTTATGCTGAAGGGCTAGCCATTTAAATACCACTCCAAAACATCACAATCCATCAGAACAAGATGTTATGCATGTTACCTCTGGCCCAGCCCACAGCTACCATGACAAGCCAGGCATCTTTGAAGTGACTGTCTGCATGTGCAACGCCAGCTGTTATCTTCCAAGTCCTAGTCACTTCTTTCATTCCTGCAACCAGAAGCCGAAGAGGCAGAAAGGCAAAGCACCGGTAGAATATGTCTTGTGGGCAGTAAAACACAAGATACCTGAAAATCATGAGAAAATCCATTAGCAGCATTCAAAAGTTTTtgctaagaaattaattttctaataatctttaaagatatttttggACTATGACTAGCAATGCATGATATACTACTGATGAGTCACTGTCTTGTGTGGTAGACATATTGGAACAAATTTGAAATGCTTCTGAGCACACTTGAGCTCTTGCACCAAAATCATCAAACATTATTTGAAATTGTTCTTCCTGCCTCATCGTCCCAGAGAAGAATCCATAAAAATACATGAGAAAGAGCTTTAAATGTTACCAACTATTCTACACCTTACATATCATGGGTTTATAATTCAAATTATTAAATTAGTGGCTGACTGACTTTGTGTGGTTTAGGTTTTTGtgggttattttttgtttggttggggtttttttgttttctggggtttttttataggATTACAACAGGGTGGTAAATCACATGCTGACACCATACTTTCATACTGATAGGTACATGGAATTATATAACTTCAGCAAGAATGCCTCCACTAGTTAGTGTCATGCCAGGTGAAATGCACAGCTACTTTCAAACACATTTCACATCTTAGTAACCACCAATTCTAGCTTTTCCAGCTTGCCAATTAcaagcacatttcttttttcaaagcgTTGAAAGCACAGTACTCAAAACTTAATAATACCTTTTAtcaacttgcttttaaaaaaaagtaaagttaaAGATGGCTAACAATGAAATCCTAAACTGacagtaaattttaaaatattacattatGTGGTGTTTTATTGTATCTCTTCAATCATAAACAAAATTCAGTTCTTACAGAAACATTCCAGGTCtcaaaaaataatcaagattaAGTATCTAGATTATTTCAGCACAGGAATAAGAGAGTAATAATTAagtaaaagcagagaaagcctttaaaagatgggaagggtactttttaattttctaaaaaaagataCTTGCCTCTTGGTTTAGGCTTCTGAGCTCAATCACTTCTAAGGCTGTATCCTTCTCCTGTTTACTCAGACTGCAATGCAGAGATGCACCTCTCATATCTAGTTTACTTCATTAGAGCTACTAGCAGACATCACAACTAGCAATAGTCATGCCTCACGGCTAAAGATTAGAAATCAGGACAGCACTcggggtttggggtttttttttcagaaaaaatgcttaTCCTTTACAGCAGAATGCCAGAAAGCTTCCTCCCCAGAAAGACAAAGTTTAGCTGAAGTCCTGTCCTAGTTATATATTATCTTCTTCTGCAATGGATATAGTACCTTGCCACTGCAAACTTCTAAAGCGTCTTCTCTTCAAGACCTACCAGAGTGGAGCATACAATAGCCTATTTCTCACATGCAAGAATGTTACTGGAATTTACATTAATAGCTAACTACTGCTGTGGTGTTCAGTTTTAGCTTTACTTCTGAACTActtatattcttcctttttctcctatTGTAAAGTCAATTGCCTTTGTATGCAACCAAGCTTTAGTTGATAGGAAGTCAAAGATGTATAGAGAGCCTGTATTTTAACGGCTTCTGCAAATAGCCATTTAAGCCATGTACTCAACAGACAACACTAACCAGAATTATTTTACAATTGCAGAATGTGGGTTTAGGACCCTGAAGCACAGGTAACTGGATTGAGACTAGCATTGCAGTCCCACCACGGCATTTTTGCCTCTAATTTCTGCTAGCAACACTTGCCAACAGTAGATGTCGCTCTCCTACAGACTATTTAGGAGAATTTCTGAAGCGTCACACAAccccttttattttccagtttgacGTATGGCTTGGGGAATTTCTTTTCACATGATTTGGGACTGAGAATTAAAGTCATTATACTCATGAAGAGGGAACTTTGTAAAACTAGAAGCTTAAAAGGTTTCATAATGTTCATAGCTCCTCATTAAAACCTCATTTTATTTGTGCACTGCAAATCACATTTTACCATGTGAAGTTCAACAGAAATCATGTTCTGTTTATGTGTACTCCTAACTCGTGTCATTTATTAAAACAAGCAGTCATGTTGCCCGCATCAGACTAATATGAACCATAAGCAGATTCTATAAGCTTTTTTAATACTGCACTGTTTATTTCACTGATTTGCCTAAATGAAATCTGTCATCTTCCATTGCAATGTGAAGACCAGAAGACTaatatatagatatacacaGACAGATAGAAACACTTACTCTCATTTTAATGAATTTGCAATTATAAAACCGAAGGGACTACAAGGAACAGATATTAAAGGATTTCAAGCAGATAACGCTCTTCTAAGATAGAAATTgagttttttaaattcaaaagcCCGCTGCTGCTCATAAATTTTGTGAAGTTTGAGGGTTTCTTCAAAGATCGCTTTCTGGAACAAATGAACTCCACTGGAAGGCCACATTTGTATGAAAAAAACTCCAGTGCTTTTTTTGAATTCCAAAACAGGACACATTGCTGCCTCATTCACATAACTGACTTCCCATTCAGCCCTCTACCGTCTTCCACTACAACACCCACCCATTTTGTAAAGGgcaaaatatagaaaaaaaattatgtcaggAAGCAGAAACTAGAGGATAGGAAAGAAGATCTGTGTCTTAGATCCCCAGTTACAGAAAAGTTCAAAATTTTTACATCAGCTAGGTTCTGGTCTTCAAGAGCTACTACTGAAAAACTAGACTAAGTTTATGACTTACCTATACTTTATGACTACCTAGGACTTACCAGAAAAGCAGTAACTGAAGTCcactttatttcaaaatcatGTTTTCAGCTGTTTGACCAGGAATACTACAAAAGTATAAGGCAAGTCCAGTCTAGTGACTGAGCATTTCGTTATACAACAGCCCATAGGAGTTGCTCTCTTGTGAGCATTTTATTCCTATAGAACAGAATCATAACAGCTATTTTGCTCCAGTGACTTTCTGGATAAAGAGAAACCATCTGAATCCATAACGTTTTTAAGTTAAGCGTCTGATTTACATGGAAGCTTGATGGTATAATATCAGTTTACAAAGTATAGCTTCCTCAGAAGCAACAGTACTCATCTAACTCAATTGTGGGTGCTTACCAGACTGAAGACGCCAGTAGAATATTTGTGCCCTTTGCCAAAAATGCTATTGGAGGTTCTGCAAGCATCAACGAAGACAAAACTGAACCACCAAAGCAATAAAGCATAGCACTAAACCAGCAGGCAACTGGACTTCGGACTGATACTTCCACAGCTCctgaaacaaagggaaaagatgcataaatagaaataaacttTTGAGATTCAcatcatgttttaaaattcagtatttttcaaatcatTCAGTCCAGCATTGTTCCTTGAGGTAATGAAAAATCCTGCAGAAATCTGTAGGCTTTCACAGGAAAAGTCTTCAGAAATACAAACTTCAGCATACACTGACTTAAGCATATGCGATCTCAATAAAACTGAGAGACTGACATTGTGTTCTCTGAACAACTTTTGAGGGTTGGTTTATTATAACTGTTTGGCtatcaagaagaaaaagctttcagagCATCGCTGAGAGGTCTCATTGTTAATAAAATGGCATAGATACACAGTTGCTTTCAAATTCGTATTAGAAACAGACAAGTGGCTTTGCTGACCTAGACAGGATTCGTATTGGTAACTTTTGGGGGGTTATTCTACAAattccatttctgcttttgagTGTTCATGAATTCAAGGtcaccattttcctttttcctcataGCACCCTGCTAACTGGGTTTGCCgaacaaaatgaaagcagtatCCAAAACAATTATTAAATCATTTCACCTGCAAACCTGAACAGAGAAGAAAGGTTACCTGAAG from Gavia stellata isolate bGavSte3 chromosome Z, bGavSte3.hap2, whole genome shotgun sequence carries:
- the TMEM38B gene encoding trimeric intracellular cation channel type B produces the protein MELWQVPLLFSRLPMFPFFDLAHYLASVMALKEQRGAVEVSVRSPVACWFSAMLYCFGGSVLSSLMLAEPPIAFLAKGTNILLASSVWYLVFYCPQDIFYRCFAFLPLRLLVAGMKEVTRTWKITAGVAHADSHFKDAWLVMVAVGWARGAGGGLISNFEQLVRGVWKPETNELLKMSYPVKVTLIGAVLFTLQHSQYLTIARHNLVFLYTVFLVVSKVTMMLTRSATSPFAPFEAALGHMFFGLQKTPSKVKGEGAASSNGSSVCDRSSEQHRDGVKKRQAKKTE